A portion of the Bactrocera neohumeralis isolate Rockhampton chromosome 2, APGP_CSIRO_Bneo_wtdbg2-racon-allhic-juicebox.fasta_v2, whole genome shotgun sequence genome contains these proteins:
- the LOC126766131 gene encoding uncharacterized protein LOC126766131 isoform X1 has protein sequence MLLLRKVVFLLALLCVNLSAIHSANQQQDDSNPLLDMASMFIQEALNSQTGNGGGGAGGGAGLAGVASLIGSFMNANAGGGTAGQGKASAAGAMQILSGIGSLLANAGQNGARSGGGAGSGGGFDPAIIGNVLEMFTNSDSDADAAGAGARSNGGGDAGIGLDSILQIASVFMNANSGGSGSGQQQQQHPHHQQRRSAHANVNTRENEVEDSEDNGGFMSLLPLVMQAVSSFAGPEGQQTQEKHKGHAWVLPPFLEHLHVVWDHFSNSELADALYEKSGVNKILKGFKGRDGKLDYDKLFDSLNNQSFRRRWIKSATLYLADWTSYLANPEVYLKYIQTAQLMFNGFLKSQGYPKSTYFDPSRASETISNLCDHVAKQHLNVKIDSRQYVKPAVGYARELLKLGQARGLLQFNATELSDKLTDTLNLEVIEPVLKVHRAYRFISKSPQCDRYVLCELNSPEESAAGNARGLISGVSPKIVKIGSMGAAIFISTETGTPFWTLFGVINAPYNCEVKYPVDCSGFHEGEAKVTTEYVHNEL, from the exons ATGTTGCTGCTGCGAAAGGTTGTCTTCCTGTTGGCGCTGCTTTGCGTCAACTTGTCCGCCATTCACTCAGCGAATCAACAGCAAGATGATTCGAATCCACTGCTCGACATGGCTTCCATGTTCATACAGGAGGCGTTGAACAGTCAAACGGGTAATGGTGGTGGTGGCGCCGGTGGCGGCGCTGGTCTTGCCGGTGTCGCCTCGCTCATTGGCAGTTTCATGAATGCGAATGCAGGCGGCGGTACGGCTGGTCAGGGTAAGGCGTCCGCAGCCGGCGCTATGCAAATACTATCCGGTATCGGCAGTTTGTTGGCTAACGCGGGACAAAATGGTGCGCGCTCTGGTGGCGGCGCAGGTAGTGGTGGTGGTTTCGATCCTGCCATCATCGGTAATGTGCTCGAAATGTTTACCAACAGCGATTCCGACGCAGATGCGGCAGGCGCTGGCGCACGCAGTAATGGTGGCGGCGATGCCGGCATTGGTTTGGATTCCATACTGCAAATTGCTTCGGTCTTCATGAATGCCAACAGCGGTGGCAGCGGCAGtggacagcagcagcagcagcatccgCATCATCAGCAGCGACGCTCCGCGCATGCGAATGTGAATACGCGCGAGAATGAAGTTGAGGACTCGGAGGATAATGGTGGTTTCATGAGCCTGCTGCCGTTGGTTATGCAGGCTGTAAGCTCGTTTGCCGGTCCTGAGGGACAACAGACCCAGGAGAAACACAAAGGTCACGCATGGGTGTTGCCGCCCTTCTTGGAGCACTTGCACGTCGTGTGGGACCACTTCTCGAATTCAGAACTTGCCGATGCACTGTACGAAAAGTCGGGTGTGAATAAGATATTGAAG GGATTCAAGGGACGTGACGGCAAGTTGGATTATGACAAACTCTTCGATTCGCTGAACAATCAATCGTTCCGCAGACGTTGGATCAAGTCGGCGACGCTCTATCTGGCCGATTGGACAAGTTATTTGGCAAATCCAGAAGTCTATCTCAA ATACATTCAGACGGCGCAACTGATGTTCAACGGTTTTCTCAAGTCTCAAGGTTATCCAAAGAGCACCTACTTCGATCCCAGCCGCGCCAGCGAGACCATCTCAAATCTGTGCGATCATGTGGCCAAGCAACATCTCAATGTGAAGATCGACTCGCGCCAATATGTCAAACCGGCTGTCGGCTATGCCAGAGAATTGCTGAAATTGGGTCAAGCGCGAGGTCTGCTGCAGTTCAATGCTACCGAATTGAGTGACAAACTAACCGATACGCTCAATTTGGAG GTCATCGAGCCGGTGCTAAAAGTACATCGTGCCTACAGATTTATCTCGAAATCTCCACAATGCGATCGCTATGTGCTCTGTGAATTGAATTCGCCCGAAGAAAGTGCGGCTGGCAATGCGCGTGGCCTAATTTCTGGTGTGAGTCCGAAAATCGTGAAGATCGGCAGCATGGGAGCGGCCATATTCATTAGCACCGAAACTGGCACACCGTTCTGGACATTGTTTGGCGTCATAAATGCGCCCTACAACTGTGAG GTCAAATATCCAGTCGATTGTAGTGGATTCCACGAGGGCGAGGCCAAAGTGACCACGGAGTATGTGCACAATGAGTTGTGA
- the LOC126766131 gene encoding uncharacterized protein LOC126766131 isoform X2 — protein MSYLLTTLTLCDSDADAAGAGARSNGGGDAGIGLDSILQIASVFMNANSGGSGSGQQQQQHPHHQQRRSAHANVNTRENEVEDSEDNGGFMSLLPLVMQAVSSFAGPEGQQTQEKHKGHAWVLPPFLEHLHVVWDHFSNSELADALYEKSGVNKILKGFKGRDGKLDYDKLFDSLNNQSFRRRWIKSATLYLADWTSYLANPEVYLKYIQTAQLMFNGFLKSQGYPKSTYFDPSRASETISNLCDHVAKQHLNVKIDSRQYVKPAVGYARELLKLGQARGLLQFNATELSDKLTDTLNLEVIEPVLKVHRAYRFISKSPQCDRYVLCELNSPEESAAGNARGLISGVSPKIVKIGSMGAAIFISTETGTPFWTLFGVINAPYNCEVKYPVDCSGFHEGEAKVTTEYVHNEL, from the exons ATGAGTTATTTGCTGACAACTTTGACTTTGTG CGATTCCGACGCAGATGCGGCAGGCGCTGGCGCACGCAGTAATGGTGGCGGCGATGCCGGCATTGGTTTGGATTCCATACTGCAAATTGCTTCGGTCTTCATGAATGCCAACAGCGGTGGCAGCGGCAGtggacagcagcagcagcagcatccgCATCATCAGCAGCGACGCTCCGCGCATGCGAATGTGAATACGCGCGAGAATGAAGTTGAGGACTCGGAGGATAATGGTGGTTTCATGAGCCTGCTGCCGTTGGTTATGCAGGCTGTAAGCTCGTTTGCCGGTCCTGAGGGACAACAGACCCAGGAGAAACACAAAGGTCACGCATGGGTGTTGCCGCCCTTCTTGGAGCACTTGCACGTCGTGTGGGACCACTTCTCGAATTCAGAACTTGCCGATGCACTGTACGAAAAGTCGGGTGTGAATAAGATATTGAAG GGATTCAAGGGACGTGACGGCAAGTTGGATTATGACAAACTCTTCGATTCGCTGAACAATCAATCGTTCCGCAGACGTTGGATCAAGTCGGCGACGCTCTATCTGGCCGATTGGACAAGTTATTTGGCAAATCCAGAAGTCTATCTCAA ATACATTCAGACGGCGCAACTGATGTTCAACGGTTTTCTCAAGTCTCAAGGTTATCCAAAGAGCACCTACTTCGATCCCAGCCGCGCCAGCGAGACCATCTCAAATCTGTGCGATCATGTGGCCAAGCAACATCTCAATGTGAAGATCGACTCGCGCCAATATGTCAAACCGGCTGTCGGCTATGCCAGAGAATTGCTGAAATTGGGTCAAGCGCGAGGTCTGCTGCAGTTCAATGCTACCGAATTGAGTGACAAACTAACCGATACGCTCAATTTGGAG GTCATCGAGCCGGTGCTAAAAGTACATCGTGCCTACAGATTTATCTCGAAATCTCCACAATGCGATCGCTATGTGCTCTGTGAATTGAATTCGCCCGAAGAAAGTGCGGCTGGCAATGCGCGTGGCCTAATTTCTGGTGTGAGTCCGAAAATCGTGAAGATCGGCAGCATGGGAGCGGCCATATTCATTAGCACCGAAACTGGCACACCGTTCTGGACATTGTTTGGCGTCATAAATGCGCCCTACAACTGTGAG GTCAAATATCCAGTCGATTGTAGTGGATTCCACGAGGGCGAGGCCAAAGTGACCACGGAGTATGTGCACAATGAGTTGTGA